The Loxodonta africana isolate mLoxAfr1 chromosome 5, mLoxAfr1.hap2, whole genome shotgun sequence region GCCCTCTGTAGAATGCCCAAATAATAGTTTCTGTGCCTCTACGCTTCCTGAAGAATAGATATACACCTTCAttccagcctctctccatttCCTGACTGCTGGAACTACATCTTCAAAGAACCTGGAAAGATGACCACCAAGTTAAAATGCAGGAACATGTCATCCAACCAGACGGAAATCTGTCAAAACAGATCTACAAGTTCCTCCATTCACGCCCACAAAGGGTTGCCATGAGAACCAAGTCCTCGGAGGCTTCAAACTCCTACAGTTCTAATAAGCTTATTATCAGAGTTCCAAGATCACAGCAGATTAGAAGCAAAGATTTAGGTGGGGAGGAGAATCATTTTGACAGACAGCCACACTAATAATAGTAAAAAGGAATCACAGATAAAAGGATaaaataagaaatggaaaaattcccaAACAATAATATTGTACTATTATATAATCTTTTATGGAATTTATGACAAGAAATGGTTAAATTATGTCCAGTTTGCAGTTTTCTTTAAGAAAGCATGGAAGTAATTTTAGAAAGAACTATAcccaaaataattaaaagaaaaaatgtttaggGGGTTTAAAGCTTTAAACCTTTGATCACCCAGAAAACTGAATTATATTTCTTAAGAACTAAGAAAACtacacagggaaaaaaatacatgtaacaaatCAGTTACGAGATTTGTACCATCTCACATTAGTTCATCAGCAAGCAGTGTCTGATTTTGATTCCTGACACTGGTTACTTTTACCCATTCTATGGTGTCTTCTATATTCAGTACAGATAGTCCTCAACGTACAACGCATTTAAGTTATGACGAACCACACGTACGACTGTCCCTTTTTTGTACATCTTTTCATTAGTAAAGTGTACTACGTACAGCGTTGCAGCGCATAACTTGCTGATGTTAtactcagatgttcacttgcagatattCAATGGTATAATTTTCTGTTCAAAGCACTGCTGTATAGCAGGCTACGGCCTAATCTACAATGAAGTCTGTGTTGCTGTCAGTGTAGGGAGTtgtaacagacagaaatttatgcAATGCTCCAGTCTAACGACATATGACAACTGAACTGTGCACCAGCCCAACAGCCGTTACAACTCTGAATTCTTGTTACAACGCTGACACTGACTtcattgtaattttcttcagtgtcCTTGGAACACTGCATCTTCCTGGAAGGAAGTTACGGGAAAATGCATgcagggtgtcttagtcatctagcgctgctgtaacagaaataccacaagtggacggctttaacaaacagaagtttattctctcatagtctactaggctagaagtccaaactgagggcgtcacctccaggggaaggctttctctgtgggctctggagaaaggtccttctcatcaatcttccccggactaggagcttccccgagcaggaatcctgggtccaaaggataggctctgctcctggcactgctttctttgtggtatgaggtcccccactctctcctcactttcctctccttttatctcttctaagataaaaggtggtgcaggccacaccccagggaaactccctttgtactgggtcagagatgtgacctgagtaagggtgttacaatcccaccctaatcctctttaacataatctaatcttaaccacaggcagagattaggatttaccacacataggaaaattacaatcacaaaataaaggacaaccacacaatattgggaagcatgccctaaccaagttggtatgtatttttgggggatacaattcaatccatgacacaagggATTTGGAAGAAATTGTTGAGTTACATCAACATGCTCCAAGCATTTGgtcaggataatatgatggaagagatcGCTGGAAAAATTGTCCATATGGCAAGAACACTGAATTTAGAGTTTGCTATCGCGGATGTGGAACAGCTCAGAGATCACGAAGAAGgggaattgacagatcaggactcaatggattttgaaaaggaaagaaatactgaattagaaaaaaattatgaagaagaggaagaggttGCCAAAAAATTTTATAGTGAAAGAATTAGCTGaacttttttctaaactaaaccaGGGGCTTCAGgtccttgaaaacatggacccaaacactgACCACTTTGCTAAAGTTGATAGGCAGATTTGGAAAGCTGTGAAATGTTCTCACAAaatatatgaaggaaaaaaaggaccATAAGACAActttcactaattttctgactaggaTGCTATCCCTATTTCTAGAggtaatccagatgatccagaaccttccacaagtggaacTATTACCGCCACCAAAAAAATGCCAATGTTGTCCAACTATTCTTCATTATTGGAGCAACAAATTTTTatgatgtgtatttttttatgtatgtatgtatgtattttaaaatgtatctgtaagtttgtatgtaatgtttccagctcaaaagacagaaaaagatcagatttataaagatactgatgataaaaggcactaataatgaaaacttagagagagagagattcaaaTTAAGTCAGAGACAATTTAGGACAGAGTCGTCAGAGCAGAACCCtgtcgtaagtcggggactacctgtactgaaAATAGTATCAGAAGAAATGAGTGAAAGAGAAGCACAAGGAACCCGGCATGTAGAGCCAGTCATCTTTAAAAGAGTGACTGGAAAATGTATTTGTATCAGCGACATCTTCTACTGAGTAAGAAATTTCAATAACTAAAAGCCTCAGTGTCAAACTAGAAtactagaaatggaacaaccaggacACAATGAGACTGTTGAAACATTGTTAAAATTTAACTAATGTCAGTGAACTTGTGAAGAAATTGTCAAACGGGAAcctagtttgctgtgtaaactttcactgaagacacaacaaaatattatctaaaaaaaacaaaaaagtaaggtACTGTGAGTATAGTAAAAGCTATGGAGGCATACACTTTAAATGACAGAATTGCATGACACAGACTATCTCAATAaatctattaaaataaataaaaagctttaGTCAGAGTATAAAAATTGGAGTAACTCATCTCAGGTTTCTACGTAATAGGCATTTGTATGCGTGATTCCACGGAGATTCTTCGTATCCATATTAATTCtcaaataaaagaaatcaaatcaaACGTGCTCCAATTTTCAGAAAGGCAAGAATATTGAAACATGAAAATAATCGCTATTATATGCTCAACAAAATAGGAACTGAGAGTACACAGATTCACGGGGAGTGTATATGAAATCATGTTCAATAAAAACAGCAGGGTGTGATATAAAGTACATCTGCTGATTTCAGAAACTTGTTTTACATAAATACAGTAGTTATAAATACAGAATTTATATAAATCAAAGGCGGTTTTAAGTAAAAAGAGTTgtctttttccattttcattaTTTTGGAAATAAGAAATGTGGAAATTGTTCTAAGCGATACAACTAATTGGATGCTTTCCCCAGAGTCCTGAGGCAGCAGTCCTTCACCTTTCTCTACACTCCCTAGCGAGACGGGTAACCAAATAGTACAAGGGTGGTGTTACTGATGGCAGTGGTCATCTCCTGCATACAGGCGCagtaggaacaacaacaaaaaaaaagcaagctacCATCGTAGAGCCTTGTTATGTTCTGACTAAATATTCCAAGAGTTTCTGTTTGGTGTCCATCAGACCCCAATACGCTTCTCTTCTCACCACCACCCTCTGAGTCCTAATTTCCAATTACAGTGAAAGCgcaattttctttcctttagtCAAACTATCGAAGAAGTCTAGGTTAAGAATGTAATGAAATTTACATAGATTAGATTCAGTATTAATTTAGACCCCAAGCAACTGTCAATCAGCATTATATATAACATTCAGTTTTACCACAAAAAGTGTTACCATTGTGATTAGCATGCACTTGGTAAATTATAGAGAGCATATATGTCTAATGTTTACATCCAGATAGCTGAGACCACTTTGATCCACATTAATGGCATACACACCTGCCTAAATGGGGACACTGAAAAGAGCTTGGCTATATCCTACACAGGTATGCCTTTTTTACCCTTTTTTGTAAAATACAGCTAACTTTCCTCTAGGTGAgccttagctgtgtgaccttgggcctgTTACTTCACTGTGTCCcggtttccccatttgtaaaatggcaGTGGTTATAGCACCTACCTTACGAGGGAGGTCATTAAGAGGGCTAGATAATATACAGAAAGGGCTTAGAACtatgcctggcatataataagcaCTACATAAGTGTTAGCTGCCATATATgtcacccagtgccgtcgagtcgattccaactcatagcaaccctatagaacagaaaaaatatatatatatacttatatatatttttttaaataaagaaaccctACTGGAAACTTTCTGTCAAGTAATACGTTTTCTCTATAGGAAGTAATTCTTAATTCCACAATATTCTCTGGATTATTCTGAACATGTATTTATATTCACATACACAGACGTCACTGAAACTGCTAATAATGCACTGATCTTCTTAGTTTTTGCCAAGGTTAAAACGTAAGACGCCAAGAAACTCTGACCTCAGACATTTTTAGCCGACTCCCCTAGAGGTCACATCCTTATTGGTGAAATATTCCAACATAAAATCCCAAGCTTCAGATCTTACTTTGAATCTTATTGCTCGTACGACCTGGGGTTGTTCACCTTGCTGGGAGAGGGGCAGTCTCTGTTCTCAGCTGAATgtaatcagttctactctgattgaATTAATAGGCATTCTGAGAAAGACAGAGGTCAGCGAGTTCAAAACCAGTACAAGTAATAAAAAGGGTGTTACTTTGCactcatagagacaggatttttCCACAATTAATTTCCATATTATTGCTCAAAGTACGGCTTAGGAGTTTGACATAGTTTATTCCAAGGCCCTGGATTTATACTTAAGGAACCAAGACCAAGAGAAGTGAGGGCTAACTACTGAGATCACAGCCTCCTGGCTCCACTCTTTGGAGCATTTTACACAGTGAAGTAGCTGCTATTTCCAGATTACTGGCCTTTCGGAAATTCCGATGTATCCTTTAAAATGGGGAAGCTCCAGGTAAAGTGCATAAATAAATCTCATTTGacagaaatacaaaataaatatagGCAGCTGGAAACAATCCTGGATCTTAAGGTTAAATCAGGCATCAGCCTAAAATCTGTGGCAGCAGTGTCTTATTAAGACTTTTCTCAGCAATACAGAACTCATGAGTCTCCTTAGGCAGGAATGCTATCAGGAACTCCACAACCAAGGCTCAAAAAGATCTGTGGAAATTGCTCAAAAGAGCACAGAACAGAGTGGCACTGCTGACATTCTCTGAGAAACCCCAAAGTGACAGGCTGCATAATTTCAtagcttttttatttccttaaaaaagCAAGAAGGAAGTGATCTAAAGGTCCTGGGAAGCAGCGTTCACATGCTAAGGATCAAATATGACTTAGTTCAAGGAATTCACCATTTTCTAGAAAGCTGTCTAAAACTGGGATTAAAAGTCTTCGACCATCCACAAAACCAGGCAGGCAGGTCTAGGGAATTTAGCTGGGTGAAATGCTTTAGCCTagctttgaaaaaaacaaaacgctCACTTGTTAGAACAACAAGACCTTTGATATTATCTATTTTACTAATCACACAAAATACACGTGACAGAGAGGACTAACAAAAAGCATATTTGGGACTGGAAGAATGTTTAAAGTCACTTGACCAGCTACATACTCTGCTTTCATGAGCCCAGCTGTGAATGCCGCTCTCCACATGTGGCCCTGCAGCTGCTTCAGCGCCGTGGTCTTTCGGTCCAAAGACATCTGCCAGTACACATTGTCCACCACAGCCTGGATCATATGCTGCCGGTCGTCCACCCCGTTCCCAGATGCTGCAGGAATCGGAACGGCCCCATCCAGGTGGGAATCCTCTTCAGCCTTTAAGTCATAAATAACATGGAGTTTGCTTttggcttcttttaaaaaaaaaaaaaaaaatcatgcaaaaTGAGACCTGAAAGTCAAGCAGACCAAATTTCTTCAACTCTCTATTAGCACCTAGCACTGCTGTAATTAAAATAACACATACTTTGGGGCTGATACGAATGATTCCTAAAATAAACTAGATGATAATTAATAAATTTACATTACTGGTCCTAGATTGTTCGCactgaaaatttttttaatttttattgtgctttaagtgaaagtttacaaatcaagtcagtctcatacaaaaacatatacaccttgctacatactcccaattacactaatcagacagcccgctctctccctcctctctcttttcgtgtccatttcgccagcttctaaccccctttaccctctcatctcccctccaggcaggagatgccaacatagtctcaagtgtccacctgatccaagaagctcacttgtcaccagcatccctctccaacccattgtccaatctaatccctgtctgaaaagctggctttgggaatggttcctgtcttgggctaaaagaaggtctgggggccatgatgaccagggtccttctagtctcagtcagaccattaagtctggtctttttaagagaatttgggatctgcatcccactgctctcctgctccctcaggggttctctgttgcattccctgtcagagcagtcatcgactatggccgggtaccatctaattCTCCTGGTCTCCTCctaggtctcaggctgatgtagtctctggtttatgtggccctttctgtctcttgggctcataattaccttgtgtccttgttgttcttcattctcctttgctccaggtgggttgagaccagttgatgcatcttagatggctgcttgctagcatttaagacctcagatgccactctccaaagtgggatgcagaatgttttcttaacaggttttattatgccaattgacttagatgacccctgaaaccatggtcaccaaacccctgtccctgctacgcttgcctctgaagcattcagtttattctggaaacttctttgcttttggtttagtccagttgtgctgacctcgcttgtactgtgtgttgtctttcccttcacctaaagtagttcttatctactatctagttagaaaagcccccctccctcccccctcttgtaaccatcgaatattttcttctctgtttaaactatttctcaagttcttataatagtggtcttatacaatatttgtccttttgcaactaatttcactaagcataatgccttccagattcctccatgttatgaaatgtttcacggattcatcctgTATtctatgtgaatataccataatttatttacccattcatctgttgatgggcaccttggttgcttccacctttttgctattgtaaacaatgcttcaatgaacatgggtgtgcatgtatctgttgccataaaggctcttatttctctaggatatattccaaggagtgggattgctggatcgtatggtagttctatttctagctttttaaggaagtaccaaatcaatttccaaagtagttgtgccattttacattcccaccagcagtgtgtaagtgttccattctctccacaagcCCTCCAACATTggttatttcgtgttttttggattaatgctagccttgttggagtgagatggaatctcattgcagttttgatttacatttctctaatgactaatgatcgtgagcatttcctcatgtatctgttagctatctgaatgtcttctttagtgatatgtctgttcagatcttttgcctattttttaaatgggttatttgtctctttgtagttgagtttttgcagtatcacgtagattttagaggtcaggtgcTGACTGGCagtatcatagctaaaaactttttcccagtctgtaggtggtctttttactcttttggtgaagtctttggatgagcacaggtctttgatttttacgagctcccaggtatttagtttttcttctgcattgttagtaatgttttgtatactgtttatgtcatgtattagggctcctaatattgtccctactttttcttccatgatctttatcgttttaggttttatatttagccctttgatccattctgagtttgtttttgtgcatggtgtaaggtatgggttttgtttcattgttttgcagatggatatccagttatgccagcaccatttgttaaaaagcctgtcttttcccccatttaactgatttggggcctttgtcaaatatcaactgctcatatgtgggtggattaatgtctggattctcaattctgttccattggtctatgtatctgttgtaccagtaccaggctttttgactactgtggcggtataacagttctaaaatcaggcagagtgaggcctcccactttgttcttctttttcagtaatgctttacttatctggggcctctttccctcccgTATGaagttggtttcttgcagaaatgttttgtagttttctttgtataagtcttttacatctctggtaagatttattcctaagtattttatcttcttgggggctactataaatggtattgatttgatgatttcctcttcaatgttctttttgttggtgtagaggaatccaactgatttttttatttttatcttgtatcccgatactctgctgaactcttctcttagtttcagtagttttctggaggattccttagggttttctgtgtataagatcatgtcatctgcaagtagagatattacttcttccttgccaatctggatgccctttatttcttcacctAGCCTaactgttctggctaggacctccagcacaatgttgaataagagtggtgataaagggtatccttgtctggttcccgatctcaaggggaatgctttcaggccctctccacttaggatgacgGTGGCTatcggctttgtataaatgccctttatgatgCTGAGGAATCTTCCTTctaatcctattttgctgagaatttttatgatgaatgggtgttgaactttgtcaaatgccttttctgcatcaattgataaaatcatgtgattcttgtcttttgttttatttatatgataaaaaaaattaaaaaaaaaatttttttatttattatttacatgatggattacattaattgtttttctaatgttgaaccatccctgcatacctggtatgactctCACCTGGttacagtgaattatttttttgatatgttgttgaattctatcggctagaattttgttgaggatttttgcatctaagttcataagggatgacccagtgccatcgagctgattccgactcatagcgaccctataggacagagtagaactgtcccctagagtttccaaggagcgcctggcggattcaaactgctgaccctttggttggcagccacagcacttaaccactacaccaccagggtttcctaataagggatataggtatgtaattttcttttttttgtagtgtctttacctggttttggtatcagggatatgcttggcttcacagaatgagcttggaagtattccgtccttttctatgctctgaaatacctttagtagtagtgttaactcctctgaaagtttggtagactctgcagtgaagccgcctgggccagggtttttgttcggagttttttgattacctttgcaagctcttcttttgttatgggtctatttagttgttctacctctgtttatgttagtttaggtaggtagtatatttctaggaattcatccacttcttctaggttttcaaatttgttactgtacaatttttcatagcaatccgatatggtttatcaattctgttgtattttttcaaagaaccagcttttggtcttattagttctttcaactgtttttctgttttctatatcatttagttctactctaatttttagtatttgttttcttctggtgcctgagggtttcttttgttgttctctttctatcttgtagggataattcttcaattttggccctttctttctgtatgtgttcatttattgatataaattgacctctgagcactgctttcactgtgtcccaaacgttctgataggaagtacTAACACTGAAATTTAAActcagttgttgttgtcaggtgccatcgagtcggctctaacccacagcaaccctatatacaacagaacgaaaacc contains the following coding sequences:
- the ENOPH1 gene encoding enolase-phosphatase E1 isoform X2, with protein sequence MPAGCQSLEETEAKSKLHVIYDLKAEEDSHLDGAVPIPAASGNGVDDRQHMIQAVVDNVYWQMSLDRKTTALKQLQGHMWRAAFTAGLMKAEFFEDVVPAVRKWREAGMKVYIYSSGSVEAQKLLFGHSTEGDILELFDGHFDTKIGHKVESESYRKIANSIGCSTNNILFLTDVTLEASAAEEAEVHVAVVVRPGNAGLTDDEKTYYSLITSFSELYLPAST